Part of the Streptomyces sp. NBC_01471 genome is shown below.
ACGTCCGGGCCAACTGCCCCGGGATCGAGGTCCTGGCCAGACACGCCCGGACCTTTGCAACCATGATCACCGAGTGCCAGGGCGAGCGGGTGCGGTCGATGGGCACGTCAACCCGGATCAAGAGGCTCAAGCGGCAGATGTTCGGCCGAGCCGGCTTCGCTCTCCTTCACAAGAGGGTTCCGCTTGCCTGACCCTGCCCTCCGACACAGGGTCCGCGAGATCCTCAACCGGTCGAAAGATCGGCCGCCTGCCCGCGGCTTCGCGGCCAAGGGTGTTGAGCAACTCATGCATCACCTGGACGTCAAGCCCGAACATGGCCGGCTCGGGCGCATGGTGCACGGGATGCGGGCCGGGGCGGCGGTCCCGGCGGACGAGGCACGACCGCTTCCGGTGATCGATGCGAAGGGTCCCACCCGGTGACCGGTGGATGCGGCGGCGCAGCCCCGGGCGGGCGGGTGCCGACTGAGCGGGTGGAGCCGATCAGGACCACGTCCGTTACATGACGCCCAGTTGGGACAGCAGCACCGTCGCGGCGGTGTAGCAGTGGAACGACTTGATCTTGCCGTTCTCCAGCCGGAAGACGTCGCAGCAGGGCGTCTTCATGACCTTCCCTGTGGGAGGGATGGTCGCCGAGGGGAGTTCCAGCGGCCCCTCGTGCGTCCCGTTCAGGGACAGCTCAACGACGACGACATCACCACTCACGTAGATGTCGTAGAGCTCACGGTGCATGTCCGGGAAAGCCTTGGCGTAGATCTCGACAACGGTTCCCAGCTCGGTGGAGCCGGAATAGGTGCGCCCCGCCGAGACATCGGTGAACGTTCCGTCCTCCGTGAAGAGCGAGACCCACTTCCTGATGTCCTGCTCCTCCGCGATCTGGTAGGCATCGCGTATCGCTTGCTCATTGCTCTTGGTCATCGAATCCTCTCTCCGTCCGCTTGCCGTGTCCGGCGAGGCGGTGAACGAGTCTGTTTCTCGGAGGCCCCTGATAGGGGTCCGGGCCCGGCGAGTTCGCTGTCCTGGTGGGCGCCCGCCTCCACGAGGCGTCA
Proteins encoded:
- a CDS encoding nuclear transport factor 2 family protein, which gives rise to MTKSNEQAIRDAYQIAEEQDIRKWVSLFTEDGTFTDVSAGRTYSGSTELGTVVEIYAKAFPDMHRELYDIYVSGDVVVVELSLNGTHEGPLELPSATIPPTGKVMKTPCCDVFRLENGKIKSFHCYTAATVLLSQLGVM